The following are encoded together in the Populus trichocarpa isolate Nisqually-1 chromosome 5, P.trichocarpa_v4.1, whole genome shotgun sequence genome:
- the LOC7486329 gene encoding 2-isopropylmalate synthase 1, chloroplastic translates to MASISTTPKFSVSQISLNRFLFSPNTTKLSFPPSISFPSTSTSLLKTKTITSSLPPSSSPSPSLTRPVYVPNKIPDPNYVRIFDTTLRDGEQSPGATLTSKEKLDIARQLAKLGVDIIEAGFPAASKDDFEAVKMIANEVGNQVDSEGYVPVICGLSRCNEKDIRAAWEAVKNAKRPRIHTFIATSGIHMEYKLRKSKEEVVEIASSMVRFARSLGCDDVEFSPEDAGRSEREFLYHILGEVIKAGATTLNIPDTVGITTPSEFGQLIADIKANTPGIENVIISTHCQNDLGLSTANTLSGACAGARQVEVTINGIGERAGNASLEEVVMVIKCRGEHVLGGLYTGINTRHITMASKMVEEYTGLHVQPHKAIVGANAFAHESGIHQDGMLKHKGTYEIISPEDIGLERSNDAGIVLGKLSGRHALKDRLNELGYELDDAQLGNIFWRFKAVAETKKRVTDADLIALVSDEVFQPENVWKLHDLQVTCGTLGLSTATVKLLSADGEEHVACSLGTGPVDSAYKAVNLIVKEPVTLLEYSMIAVTEGIDAIATTRVVIRGENQHAPTHALTDEPFQRTFSGSGAGMDIVVSSVKAYVGALNKMLAFKQQPSMKRVSTERTPVSA, encoded by the exons ATGGCTTCCATTTCCACCACCCCGAAATTCTCCGTCTCTCAAATCTCCCTCAACAGATTTCTTTTCTCTCCGAACACCACAAAACTCTCTTTTCCTCCTTCCATTTCCTTCCCTTCCACTTCCACTTCCCTCctcaaaaccaaaacaatcaCCTCCTCACTACCCCCCTCTTCCTCTCCCTCCCCCTCTCTCACCCGCCCTGTCTACGTCCCCAACAAAATCCCAGACCCCAATTACGTCCGCATTTTCGATACCACTCTTCGTGATGGAGAACAATCCCCTGGCGCAACACTCACTTCCAAAGAAAAGCTTGACATTGCTCGCCAGTTGGCTAAACTCGGGGTTGATATAATCGAGGCTGGATTCCCTGCTGCTTCAAAAGATGATTTTGAAGCTGTTAAAATGATTGCTAATGAAGTTGGGAATCAAGTTGACAGTGAAGGCTATGTTCCTGTTATTTGTGGGTTGTCTAGGTGTAACGAGAAGGATATTAGGGCTGCCTGGGAGGCTGTTAAGAATGCAAAAAGACCGAGGATTCATACTTTTATTGCCACCAGTGGGATTCATATGGAGTATAAGTTGAGGAAGAGTAAAGAAGAGGTTGTGGAAATTGCATCAAGTATGGTTAGATTTGCTAGGAGTTTGGGTTGTGATGATGTTGAGTTTAGCCCTGAAGACGCTGGCAG ATCAGAGAGAGagtttttatatcatatattgGGTGAGGTTATCAAAGCTGGGGCAACAACTTTGAATATACCTGATACAGTCGGAATAACTACTCCTAGTGAGTTTGGACAATTGATTGCCGATATAAAAGCAAACACTCCTGGCATTGAAAATGTTATCATTTCAACGCATTGTCAAAATGATCTTGGGCTTTCTACTGCCAACACTTTATCG GGGGCATGCGCAGGCGCAAGACAAGTGGAAGTGACAATCAATGGCATTGGTGAAAGAGCTGGAAATGCTTCATTGGAGGAG GTTGTAATGGTAATTAAATGTCGTGGAGAGCATGTTTTAGGTGGTCTGTATACTGGGATCAATACTCGACACATCACTATGGCGAGCAAGATG GTAGAAGAGTACACAGGGTTGCATGTGCAGCCACACAAGGCTATTGTTGGAGCTAATGCTTTTGCTCATGAAAGTGGCATACATCAG GATGGTATGCTGAAACACAAAGGTACatatgagattatctcacctGAAGATATCGGGCTCGAACGTTCCAATGATGCTGGAATTGTCCTTGGAAAACTTAG TGGGCGGCATGCTTTGAAAGATCGACTAAATGAG CTTGGTTATGAGCTGGATGATGCACAACTTGGCAATATATTTTGGCGTTTCAAGGCTGTAGCTGAAACGAAAAAG AGAGTTACGGATGCTGATCTGATAGCATTGGTGTCAGACGAAGTATTTCAGCCAGAAAATGTTTGGAAGCTGCATGATTTGCAG GTTACTTGTGGAACCCTTGGTCTTTCAACTGCAACTGTTAAACTCCTAAGTGCTGATGGGGAAGAACATGTTGCATGTTCTCTTGGAACTGGGCCTGTAGATTCAGCTTACAAGGCTGTTAACCTCATTGTGAAG GAACCAGTAACACTTCTTGAGTACTCCATGATTGCTGTTACAGAAGGCATTGATGCGATAGCCACTACCCGTGTTGTAATTCGTGGGGAGAACCAACATGCACCGACCCATGCTTTAACAGATGAACCCTTTCAACGGACATTTAG TGGATCTGGGGCAGGAATGGATATTGTTGTTTCTAGTGTCAAGGCCTACGTTGGTGCATTAAATAAGATGTTAGCTTTTAAACAGCAGCCATCCATGAAAAGGGTTTCTACGGAAAGAACTCCTGTGTCTGCTTGA
- the LOC7486330 gene encoding protein ACTIVITY OF BC1 COMPLEX KINASE 8, chloroplastic isoform X2 — MASSLPLPELTFISPQTRTRKHHHHLLPLSRHSLSKLNVSSKKLKFNIPLRTPVVRALSEDTAVIDEREREILKELNGNGNGRVNGSVERYVNGRVVSVEEGESSSNGSLMKYANGNGVAATATAKIVGEEEKEGLKEDGRKKRIEEIGKEEAWFKRAGQQVSVVPGGRWSRFKTYSTIQRTLEIWGFVLTFIFKAWLNSQKFSYQGGMTKEKKVARRKALAKWLKESILRLGPTFIKIGQQFSTRVDILAQEYVDQLSELQDQVPPFPSETAVSIVEEELGAPVDDIFDQFDYEPIAAASLGQVHRARLKGQEVVIKVQRPGLKDLFDIDLKNLRVIAEYLQKIDPKSDGAKRDWVAIYDECASVLYQEIDYTKEAANAELFASNFKKMEYVKVPTINWEYTTPQILTMEYVPGIKINKIQALDQLGVDRKRLGRYAVESYLEQILSHGFFHADPHPGNIAVDDVNGGRLIFYDFGMMGSISPNIREGLLETFYGVYEKDPDKVLEAMVQMGVLVPTGDMTAVRRTAQFFLNSFEERLAAQRREREMATTELGFKKQLTKEEKMEKKKQRLAAIGEDLLSIAADQPFRFPATFTFVVRAFSVLDGIGKGLDPRFDITEIAKPYALELLRFREAGVEVLLKDFRKRWDRQSRAFHNLFRQADRVQKLAETIQRLEQGDLKLRVRTLEAERAFQRVAAVQKTVGSAVAAGSLINLATILFLNSIRVPATAASILCAFFSFQVLFGIIKVKRLDQQERLITGTA; from the exons ATGGCTTCTTCTTTACCCCTGCCAGAGCTCACTTTCATCTCTCCACAAACCAGAACTCGGAAACATCACCACCACCTACTTCCTCTCTCTAGACACTCTCTTTCTAAACTAAATGTTTCTagtaaaaaacttaaattcaaTATTCCTCTTCGGACTCCAGTGGTTCGAGCTTTGAGTGAGGATACTGCAGTGATCGATGAGAGAGAGCGAGAAATTTTGAAAGAACTGAATGGAAATGGGAACGGAAGAGTGAATGGATCAGTGGAGAGGTATGTAAATGGTAGAGTTGTGAGTGTGGAGGAGGGAGAGAGTAGTAGTAATGGGAGTTTGATGAAGTATGCGAATGGAAATGGTGTGGCAGCCACGGCGACGGCGAAGATTGTGGGGGAGGAGGAAAAGGAAGGGTTGAAGGAGGATGGAAGGAAGAAGAGGATAGAGGAAATTGGGAAAGAAGAGGCTTGGTTTAAGCGTGCTGGTCAACAA GTTTCTGTTGTACCTGGAGGGCGTTGGAGTAGATTCAAGACCTACTCAACAATACAAAGGACTTTGGAAATATGGGGATTTGTTTTAACATTTATCTTCAAGGCTTGGCTGAACAGCCAAAAATTCTCTTACCAGG GAGGAATGACAAAGGAGAAAAAAGTTGCAAGGAGGAAGGCCCTTGCCAAGTGGTTAAAGGAAAGCATATTAAGATTAGGTCCAACATTCATAAAAATTGGTCAGCAGTTCTCTACAAGAGTGGATATTCTTGCTCAAGAATATGTTGATCAATTGTCTGAGCTTCAG GATCAAGTTCCTCCATTTCCATCAGAGACTGCTGTTTCTATTGTTGAGGAAGAGCTTGGAGCTCCAGTGGATGATATCTTTGATCAATTTGACTACGAACCCATAGCTGCCGCAAGTCTTG GTCAAGTTCACCGTGCAAGATTGAAAGGACAGGAAGTTGTGATTAAAGTCCAAAGACCTGGTCTCAAGGATCTTTTTGATATTGACCTAAAAAACCTGAGG GTAATAGCTGAATATCTTCAAAAGATTGACCCAAAGTCAGATGGTGCAAAGAGGGACTGGGTTGCAATATATGATGAATGTGCAAGTGTCTTGTATCAG GAGATTGATTATACTAAGGAAGCTGCTAATGCAGAACTGTTTGCAAGTAATTTCAAAAAGATGGAATATGTAAAAGTCCCAACAATAAATTGGGAATACACCACTCCACAG ATTCTGACAATGGAGTATGTCCCAgggatcaaaataaacaaaattcaagCTTTAGATCAATTGGGTGTTGATCGCAAAAG ATTGGGACGATATGCGGTTGAATCTTATTTGGAACAAATTCTATCTCATGGATTCTTCCATGCTGACCCT CATCCAGGAAATATTGCTGTTGATGATGTCAATGGGGGAAGGTTGatcttttatgattttggaaTGATGGGAAG TATCAGTCCAAACATTCGAGAAGGGTTGCTGGAAACATTCTATGGGGTTTATGAAAAGGATCCAGATAAG GTCCTTGAGGCAATGGTACAAATGGGTGTCCTTGTGCCTACTGGAGACATGACAGCTGTCAGACGAACTGCACAATTCTTCCTCAACAG TTTTGAAGAGCGTCTTGCTGctcaaagaagagagagagaaatggcaACAACAGAACttggatttaaaaaacaattgaccaAGGAGGAAAAGATGGAGAAAAAGAAGCAACGTCTGGCTGCAATAG GGGAAGATTTATTATCCATTGCAGCAGATCAACCTTTCCGTTTTCCTGCCACTTTCACATTTGTTGTGAGAGCATTTTCAG TATTGGATGGCATTGGGAAAGGCCTTGACCCTCGGTTTGATATTACTGAGATTGCCAAACC CTATGCACTCGAGCTGCTAAGATTTCGTGAAGCTGGAGTTGAAGTTCTCTTGAAG GACTTCAGAAAGAGGTGGGACAGGCAGTCTCGTGCATTCCACAACTTATTTAGACAGGCTGATAGAGTTCAAAAGCTTGCTGAAACTATCCAACGACTG GAGCAAGGTGATTTGAAGCTTCGAGTTCGAACTCTGGAGGCTGAGAGGGCATTCCAGCGTGTTGCAGCTGTTCAGAAGACAGTAGGGAGT GCTGTAGCTGCTGGAAGTCTAATTAACCTTGCAACGATTTTATTTCTCAACTCCATTCGA GTACCAGCCACTGCAGCATCCATCCTTTGTGCATTTTTCAGTTTCCAAGTTCTCTTTGGCATTATAAAGGTGAAAAGGTTAGATCAACAGGAAAGGTTGATAACAGGAACTGCTTAA
- the LOC7486330 gene encoding protein ACTIVITY OF BC1 COMPLEX KINASE 8, chloroplastic isoform X1, whose translation MASSLPLPELTFISPQTRTRKHHHHLLPLSRHSLSKLNVSSKKLKFNIPLRTPVVRALSEDTAVIDEREREILKELNGNGNGRVNGSVERYVNGRVVSVEEGESSSNGSLMKYANGNGVAATATAKIVGEEEKEGLKEDGRKKRIEEIGKEEAWFKRAGQQVEVSVVPGGRWSRFKTYSTIQRTLEIWGFVLTFIFKAWLNSQKFSYQGGMTKEKKVARRKALAKWLKESILRLGPTFIKIGQQFSTRVDILAQEYVDQLSELQDQVPPFPSETAVSIVEEELGAPVDDIFDQFDYEPIAAASLGQVHRARLKGQEVVIKVQRPGLKDLFDIDLKNLRVIAEYLQKIDPKSDGAKRDWVAIYDECASVLYQEIDYTKEAANAELFASNFKKMEYVKVPTINWEYTTPQILTMEYVPGIKINKIQALDQLGVDRKRLGRYAVESYLEQILSHGFFHADPHPGNIAVDDVNGGRLIFYDFGMMGSISPNIREGLLETFYGVYEKDPDKVLEAMVQMGVLVPTGDMTAVRRTAQFFLNSFEERLAAQRREREMATTELGFKKQLTKEEKMEKKKQRLAAIGEDLLSIAADQPFRFPATFTFVVRAFSVLDGIGKGLDPRFDITEIAKPYALELLRFREAGVEVLLKDFRKRWDRQSRAFHNLFRQADRVQKLAETIQRLEQGDLKLRVRTLEAERAFQRVAAVQKTVGSAVAAGSLINLATILFLNSIRVPATAASILCAFFSFQVLFGIIKVKRLDQQERLITGTA comes from the exons ATGGCTTCTTCTTTACCCCTGCCAGAGCTCACTTTCATCTCTCCACAAACCAGAACTCGGAAACATCACCACCACCTACTTCCTCTCTCTAGACACTCTCTTTCTAAACTAAATGTTTCTagtaaaaaacttaaattcaaTATTCCTCTTCGGACTCCAGTGGTTCGAGCTTTGAGTGAGGATACTGCAGTGATCGATGAGAGAGAGCGAGAAATTTTGAAAGAACTGAATGGAAATGGGAACGGAAGAGTGAATGGATCAGTGGAGAGGTATGTAAATGGTAGAGTTGTGAGTGTGGAGGAGGGAGAGAGTAGTAGTAATGGGAGTTTGATGAAGTATGCGAATGGAAATGGTGTGGCAGCCACGGCGACGGCGAAGATTGTGGGGGAGGAGGAAAAGGAAGGGTTGAAGGAGGATGGAAGGAAGAAGAGGATAGAGGAAATTGGGAAAGAAGAGGCTTGGTTTAAGCGTGCTGGTCAACAAGTTgag GTTTCTGTTGTACCTGGAGGGCGTTGGAGTAGATTCAAGACCTACTCAACAATACAAAGGACTTTGGAAATATGGGGATTTGTTTTAACATTTATCTTCAAGGCTTGGCTGAACAGCCAAAAATTCTCTTACCAGG GAGGAATGACAAAGGAGAAAAAAGTTGCAAGGAGGAAGGCCCTTGCCAAGTGGTTAAAGGAAAGCATATTAAGATTAGGTCCAACATTCATAAAAATTGGTCAGCAGTTCTCTACAAGAGTGGATATTCTTGCTCAAGAATATGTTGATCAATTGTCTGAGCTTCAG GATCAAGTTCCTCCATTTCCATCAGAGACTGCTGTTTCTATTGTTGAGGAAGAGCTTGGAGCTCCAGTGGATGATATCTTTGATCAATTTGACTACGAACCCATAGCTGCCGCAAGTCTTG GTCAAGTTCACCGTGCAAGATTGAAAGGACAGGAAGTTGTGATTAAAGTCCAAAGACCTGGTCTCAAGGATCTTTTTGATATTGACCTAAAAAACCTGAGG GTAATAGCTGAATATCTTCAAAAGATTGACCCAAAGTCAGATGGTGCAAAGAGGGACTGGGTTGCAATATATGATGAATGTGCAAGTGTCTTGTATCAG GAGATTGATTATACTAAGGAAGCTGCTAATGCAGAACTGTTTGCAAGTAATTTCAAAAAGATGGAATATGTAAAAGTCCCAACAATAAATTGGGAATACACCACTCCACAG ATTCTGACAATGGAGTATGTCCCAgggatcaaaataaacaaaattcaagCTTTAGATCAATTGGGTGTTGATCGCAAAAG ATTGGGACGATATGCGGTTGAATCTTATTTGGAACAAATTCTATCTCATGGATTCTTCCATGCTGACCCT CATCCAGGAAATATTGCTGTTGATGATGTCAATGGGGGAAGGTTGatcttttatgattttggaaTGATGGGAAG TATCAGTCCAAACATTCGAGAAGGGTTGCTGGAAACATTCTATGGGGTTTATGAAAAGGATCCAGATAAG GTCCTTGAGGCAATGGTACAAATGGGTGTCCTTGTGCCTACTGGAGACATGACAGCTGTCAGACGAACTGCACAATTCTTCCTCAACAG TTTTGAAGAGCGTCTTGCTGctcaaagaagagagagagaaatggcaACAACAGAACttggatttaaaaaacaattgaccaAGGAGGAAAAGATGGAGAAAAAGAAGCAACGTCTGGCTGCAATAG GGGAAGATTTATTATCCATTGCAGCAGATCAACCTTTCCGTTTTCCTGCCACTTTCACATTTGTTGTGAGAGCATTTTCAG TATTGGATGGCATTGGGAAAGGCCTTGACCCTCGGTTTGATATTACTGAGATTGCCAAACC CTATGCACTCGAGCTGCTAAGATTTCGTGAAGCTGGAGTTGAAGTTCTCTTGAAG GACTTCAGAAAGAGGTGGGACAGGCAGTCTCGTGCATTCCACAACTTATTTAGACAGGCTGATAGAGTTCAAAAGCTTGCTGAAACTATCCAACGACTG GAGCAAGGTGATTTGAAGCTTCGAGTTCGAACTCTGGAGGCTGAGAGGGCATTCCAGCGTGTTGCAGCTGTTCAGAAGACAGTAGGGAGT GCTGTAGCTGCTGGAAGTCTAATTAACCTTGCAACGATTTTATTTCTCAACTCCATTCGA GTACCAGCCACTGCAGCATCCATCCTTTGTGCATTTTTCAGTTTCCAAGTTCTCTTTGGCATTATAAAGGTGAAAAGGTTAGATCAACAGGAAAGGTTGATAACAGGAACTGCTTAA
- the LOC7486330 gene encoding protein ACTIVITY OF BC1 COMPLEX KINASE 8, chloroplastic isoform X3, producing the protein MASSLPLPELTFISPQTRTRKHHHHLLPLSRHSLSKLNVSSKKLKFNIPLRTPVVRALSEDTAVIDEREREILKELNGNGNGRVNGSVERYVNGRVVSVEEGESSSNGSLMKYANGNGVAATATAKIVGEEEKEGLKEDGRKKRIEEIGKEEAWFKRAGQQVEVSVVPGGRWSRFKTYSTIQRTLEIWGFVLTFIFKAWLNSQKFSYQGGMTKEKKVARRKALAKWLKESILRLGPTFIKIGQQFSTRVDILAQEYVDQLSELQDQVPPFPSETAVSIVEEELGAPVDDIFDQFDYEPIAAASLGQVHRARLKGQEVVIKVQRPGLKDLFDIDLKNLRVIAEYLQKIDPKSDGAKRDWVAIYDECASVLYQEIDYTKEAANAELFASNFKKMEYVKVPTINWEYTTPQILTMEYVPGIKINKIQALDQLGVDRKRLGRYAVESYLEQILSHGFFHADPHPGNIAVDDVNGGRLIFYDFGMMGSISPNIREGLLETFYGVYEKDPDKVLEAMVQMGVLVPTGDMTAVRRTAQFFLNSFEERLAAQRREREMATTELGFKKQLTKEEKMEKKKQRLAAIGEDLLSIAADQPFRFPATFTFVVRAFSVLDGIGKGLDPRFDITEIAKPYALELLRFREAGVEVLLK; encoded by the exons ATGGCTTCTTCTTTACCCCTGCCAGAGCTCACTTTCATCTCTCCACAAACCAGAACTCGGAAACATCACCACCACCTACTTCCTCTCTCTAGACACTCTCTTTCTAAACTAAATGTTTCTagtaaaaaacttaaattcaaTATTCCTCTTCGGACTCCAGTGGTTCGAGCTTTGAGTGAGGATACTGCAGTGATCGATGAGAGAGAGCGAGAAATTTTGAAAGAACTGAATGGAAATGGGAACGGAAGAGTGAATGGATCAGTGGAGAGGTATGTAAATGGTAGAGTTGTGAGTGTGGAGGAGGGAGAGAGTAGTAGTAATGGGAGTTTGATGAAGTATGCGAATGGAAATGGTGTGGCAGCCACGGCGACGGCGAAGATTGTGGGGGAGGAGGAAAAGGAAGGGTTGAAGGAGGATGGAAGGAAGAAGAGGATAGAGGAAATTGGGAAAGAAGAGGCTTGGTTTAAGCGTGCTGGTCAACAAGTTgag GTTTCTGTTGTACCTGGAGGGCGTTGGAGTAGATTCAAGACCTACTCAACAATACAAAGGACTTTGGAAATATGGGGATTTGTTTTAACATTTATCTTCAAGGCTTGGCTGAACAGCCAAAAATTCTCTTACCAGG GAGGAATGACAAAGGAGAAAAAAGTTGCAAGGAGGAAGGCCCTTGCCAAGTGGTTAAAGGAAAGCATATTAAGATTAGGTCCAACATTCATAAAAATTGGTCAGCAGTTCTCTACAAGAGTGGATATTCTTGCTCAAGAATATGTTGATCAATTGTCTGAGCTTCAG GATCAAGTTCCTCCATTTCCATCAGAGACTGCTGTTTCTATTGTTGAGGAAGAGCTTGGAGCTCCAGTGGATGATATCTTTGATCAATTTGACTACGAACCCATAGCTGCCGCAAGTCTTG GTCAAGTTCACCGTGCAAGATTGAAAGGACAGGAAGTTGTGATTAAAGTCCAAAGACCTGGTCTCAAGGATCTTTTTGATATTGACCTAAAAAACCTGAGG GTAATAGCTGAATATCTTCAAAAGATTGACCCAAAGTCAGATGGTGCAAAGAGGGACTGGGTTGCAATATATGATGAATGTGCAAGTGTCTTGTATCAG GAGATTGATTATACTAAGGAAGCTGCTAATGCAGAACTGTTTGCAAGTAATTTCAAAAAGATGGAATATGTAAAAGTCCCAACAATAAATTGGGAATACACCACTCCACAG ATTCTGACAATGGAGTATGTCCCAgggatcaaaataaacaaaattcaagCTTTAGATCAATTGGGTGTTGATCGCAAAAG ATTGGGACGATATGCGGTTGAATCTTATTTGGAACAAATTCTATCTCATGGATTCTTCCATGCTGACCCT CATCCAGGAAATATTGCTGTTGATGATGTCAATGGGGGAAGGTTGatcttttatgattttggaaTGATGGGAAG TATCAGTCCAAACATTCGAGAAGGGTTGCTGGAAACATTCTATGGGGTTTATGAAAAGGATCCAGATAAG GTCCTTGAGGCAATGGTACAAATGGGTGTCCTTGTGCCTACTGGAGACATGACAGCTGTCAGACGAACTGCACAATTCTTCCTCAACAG TTTTGAAGAGCGTCTTGCTGctcaaagaagagagagagaaatggcaACAACAGAACttggatttaaaaaacaattgaccaAGGAGGAAAAGATGGAGAAAAAGAAGCAACGTCTGGCTGCAATAG GGGAAGATTTATTATCCATTGCAGCAGATCAACCTTTCCGTTTTCCTGCCACTTTCACATTTGTTGTGAGAGCATTTTCAG TATTGGATGGCATTGGGAAAGGCCTTGACCCTCGGTTTGATATTACTGAGATTGCCAAACC CTATGCACTCGAGCTGCTAAGATTTCGTGAAGCTGGAGTTGAAGTTCTCTTGAAG TAA